The following proteins come from a genomic window of Candidatus Zymogenus saltonus:
- the queD gene encoding 6-carboxytetrahydropterin synthase QueD, producing the protein MYEVSVKDHFSAAHSLKEIGGGCERIHGHNFKVEVFLKSEELLPDSTVMDFRKLKSHLKDVIDILDHTILNEVPPFDVINPSSENIARFIYDEMRKRLDELSISGGLRVDVWESDNSRASYYEE; encoded by the coding sequence GTGTACGAGGTATCGGTGAAAGATCACTTTTCCGCCGCCCACAGCCTAAAGGAGATAGGCGGCGGATGCGAGAGGATACACGGCCACAATTTCAAGGTTGAGGTTTTCTTAAAAAGCGAGGAGCTTCTCCCGGACAGCACCGTGATGGACTTCAGGAAGCTGAAATCGCACCTGAAGGATGTAATCGATATTTTAGACCACACCATTCTAAACGAGGTGCCGCCGTTTGACGTGATCAATCCTTCTTCCGAAAACATTGCGAGGTTCATATATGATGAGATGAGAAAAAGGCTTGACGAGCTGTCAATATCCGGCGGATTGAGGGTTGACGTCTGGGAGTCGGACAACTCGAGGGCGTCGTATTATGAAGAGTGA